In Crassostrea angulata isolate pt1a10 chromosome 6, ASM2561291v2, whole genome shotgun sequence, a genomic segment contains:
- the LOC128188041 gene encoding serine/threonine-protein kinase H1 homolog: MGCMSSKLVPEGPGNQSVVQVYNNERNRDYHRNPHQKHSKDPRDSVGPPADGQNGQRNNRKVKKYRDKFDPRVTAKYDIKALIGRGNFSKVVRVEHRVTKQPYAIKMLDRVQGREVFESEVAVLRRVKHNYIIQLIEVFETKDKVYMVMELATGGELFDRIIAKGSFSEKDATRVLTMVLDGVKYLHGLGITHRDLKPENLLYYHPGHDSKIMITDFGLSATKKGADQFMRTTCGTPEYIAPEIIARKPYTCQVDMWAVGVITYILLSGTMPFDDENKTRLYRLILKAKYSYAGEHWKDVTPFAKEFIDRLLIVDPDQRMTSDEALNHQWLTNANAAGSKNLHRTISQNLIHRQSIRSSKSAKSTRSTKSNKSNRSGRSLRSEHRRVMPEEIDELLRDPEVQADLMSIG; this comes from the exons ATGGGTTGTATGAGTTCCAAACTGGTGCCCGAGGGCCCGGGGAATCAATCAGTCGTACAAGTCTATAACAATGAGCGCAACAGAGATTATCACAGGAATCCACATCAGAAGCATTCTAAGGACCCACGGGATTCTGTCGGTCCCCCCGCGGACGGACAGAACGGACAGAGGAATAACCGAAAAGTGAAAAAGTATCGTGATAAGTTTGATCCACGAGTGACGGCCAAATATGATATAAAGGCATTAATTGGAAGGGGCAACTTTAGTAAAGTTGTCCGAGTTGAACATAGGGTGACCAAGCAGCCCTATGCAATAAAAATGCTGGACAGAGTGCAAGGGAGGGAAGTTTTCGAATCGGAGGTAGCGGTCCTTCGACGAGTTAAACACAATTACATCATTCAGTTAATTGAAGTTTTCGAAACGAAGGATAAAGTGTACATGGTTATGGAATTAGCAACTGGTGGAGAATTATTTGACCGTATCATTGCAAAGGGTTCCTTTAGTGAAAAGGATGCTACAAGGGTACTAACAATGGTTTTAGATGGTGTGAAATACTTACATGGATTAGGTATTACTCACAGAGATTTGAAACCAGAAAATTTACTCTATTATCATCCGGGTCATGATTCAAAAATTATGATTACTGACTTTGGTCTTAGTGCTACCAAAAAAGGAGCGGATCAGTTCATGAGAACCACGTGTGGTACACCCGAATACATTGCACCCGAAATTATTGCCAGGAAACCTTACACATGCCAAGTGGACATGTGGGCAGTTGGAGTGATAACATACATATTGCTCAGTGGAACAATGCCTTTCGATGATGAGAACAAAACAAGATTGTATCGGCTCATCCTCAAAGCAAAATACAGCTATGCCGGGGAG CATTGGAAGGATGTGACGCCATTCGCTAAAGAATTCATTGATAGACTTCTTATCGTTGACCCCGACCAAAGAATGACCTCAGACGAGGCTCTGAATCACCAATGGCTAACGAATGCTAACGCCGCCGGCAGCAAAAACCTCCACCGTACGATTAGCCAAAATCTCATTCATCGTCAGTCTATCCGAAGCTCCAAGAGTGCCAAGTCCACTCGCTCTACCAAGAGCAACAAATCAAACCGTTCAGGTCGGTCCCTTCGCTCCGAGCACCGCCGAGTTATGCCGGAAGAGATTGATGAACTACTTCGTGATCCGGAAGTACAGGCCGACTTGATGTCCATTGGTTGA